Proteins encoded in a region of the Mesoflavibacter profundi genome:
- a CDS encoding hemerythrin domain-containing protein, with protein sequence MNIFESIRKDHDTQRDLLDQLVNTSGDTKLRDNIYKKLKKELEVHADAEERHFYKPLISNDMMQEKARHGIAEHHEIDEIIEKLDSTDYDSSAWLKYAKDLKEKVEHHLEDEEHTFFQLAGKVFTQKQKEELATQYKTHMSENL encoded by the coding sequence ATGAATATTTTTGAATCCATTAGAAAAGACCATGATACGCAACGCGATTTATTGGACCAACTAGTAAATACCTCTGGAGACACCAAATTAAGAGATAATATTTACAAGAAGTTAAAAAAAGAATTGGAAGTTCATGCAGATGCCGAAGAGCGTCATTTTTATAAACCATTAATAAGTAACGATATGATGCAGGAAAAAGCAAGACATGGTATTGCAGAGCATCATGAAATTGATGAGATTATAGAAAAATTGGATAGTACAGATTACGATTCTTCAGCTTGGTTAAAGTATGCTAAAGATTTAAAAGAAAAAGTAGAACATCATTTAGAAGATGAAGAACATACTTTTTTTCAATTAGCCGGAAAGGTTTTTACACAAAAGCAAAAAGAAGAATTAGCTACGCAGTATAAAACTCACATGAGCGAAAATCTATAA